A part of Gemmatimonas groenlandica genomic DNA contains:
- a CDS encoding tetratricopeptide repeat protein has protein sequence MKRSVYMLAAASMLAPMVACGQDRAAAQPTARVAPLPPRVPGPDRWATEIAAAEASARRGDRRDATQRASRITAAYEQGGARNSDEYLSAGRAYVLLGIGNAQAVRSALAAFDRATAADSSNVDAQLRAGELFLEKYNAPDARLSFEGILRRSPTDAKALLAMARVEEFEGKGNPMATARLSIASEPRYADALAFVAKMHRDAESYDSARVYAQRAIDADSTSSAGWSVLGSMAFLNGDSATFRKALAAVTALQPAPAQFYTELAEASVRQRRYTEAVALAKRATGYDSLYVPAYGVLGTNQLRIGQMEAGRAALERAFALDPFNLWHKNTLDLLDKMKAFRTIDHGRFRVVAPAEEADLLALYIVPLLEQAYDSLAVRYGYKPPTPIRLEFYRYHADFSVRTVGLAGLGALGVSFGSLLAMDTPNGREKGQFNWGSTAWHELTHAFTLGASDHRVPRWLSEGLSVLEERRVGRGWGADATVSYVIAMANSKLRPISQLSDGFLRPRFPEETQFSYYEASLFCEMVEASRGAAALPAMLKAYRDGMDTPGVFQKVLGKTPLQIDAEFEAYTQRKFALAIAAVRGATPNDSSGGKFVATMREAASKMRSDREAARALFEQARAMFPEYGGDDGPAWYLAEMARAANDTARALSLVEQVTSRNETAWEANMMEADLREARGDKAGAIRALDRLNWIWPYDPTVHVRMATLSAAQGDRARAVLERRAIIAMGPTDVLDARFELARALRDAGDIAGARRELLQVLEEAPSFEKAQALLLELRGK, from the coding sequence GTGAAGCGGTCCGTGTATATGCTGGCGGCCGCTTCCATGCTGGCGCCGATGGTGGCGTGTGGGCAGGATCGCGCCGCCGCGCAGCCGACGGCTCGCGTAGCACCGCTCCCCCCGCGAGTGCCAGGCCCCGATCGCTGGGCCACTGAGATCGCCGCTGCCGAAGCCTCGGCGCGTCGCGGCGATCGCCGTGATGCCACGCAGCGCGCGAGCCGCATCACCGCCGCGTACGAACAGGGCGGCGCGCGCAACAGCGACGAGTATCTCTCGGCCGGTCGCGCCTACGTGCTGCTCGGTATCGGGAACGCGCAGGCGGTGCGTTCGGCGCTGGCGGCGTTCGATCGCGCCACGGCGGCCGACTCCAGCAACGTCGACGCGCAGTTGCGCGCCGGTGAGCTCTTCCTCGAGAAGTACAACGCGCCCGATGCGCGATTGTCCTTCGAGGGCATCCTACGTCGCTCTCCCACTGATGCAAAGGCGTTGCTGGCGATGGCACGGGTGGAGGAATTCGAGGGCAAGGGCAACCCGATGGCCACGGCGCGCCTGAGCATCGCGAGCGAACCGCGCTATGCCGATGCGCTGGCCTTCGTGGCGAAGATGCATCGTGACGCCGAGTCGTACGATTCGGCGCGCGTGTACGCGCAACGGGCCATCGATGCCGACTCGACGTCGAGCGCCGGTTGGTCGGTGCTGGGCTCGATGGCGTTCCTGAACGGCGACAGCGCCACGTTTCGTAAAGCTCTGGCGGCTGTGACCGCGTTGCAGCCGGCGCCGGCGCAGTTCTACACGGAGCTGGCCGAGGCTTCGGTGCGGCAACGGCGGTATACCGAAGCGGTGGCGCTCGCCAAGCGCGCGACGGGCTACGACTCGCTCTACGTGCCGGCCTATGGCGTGCTGGGCACGAATCAGTTGCGCATCGGGCAGATGGAGGCCGGCCGTGCCGCGTTGGAGCGCGCCTTCGCGCTCGATCCGTTCAACCTGTGGCACAAGAACACACTCGACCTGCTCGACAAGATGAAGGCGTTCCGTACGATCGACCACGGACGCTTTCGCGTCGTCGCGCCGGCGGAAGAAGCGGACTTGCTGGCGTTGTACATCGTGCCGCTGCTGGAGCAGGCCTATGACTCGCTGGCCGTGCGGTACGGCTACAAGCCGCCTACGCCCATCCGGCTCGAGTTCTACCGCTATCACGCCGACTTCTCGGTGCGGACCGTGGGATTGGCCGGACTCGGCGCGCTGGGTGTGAGCTTCGGCAGCCTGCTGGCCATGGACACGCCCAATGGGCGCGAAAAGGGTCAGTTCAACTGGGGCAGCACGGCGTGGCACGAGCTCACTCACGCGTTTACGCTGGGCGCGTCGGACCATCGGGTGCCCCGATGGCTGTCGGAAGGTCTCTCGGTGCTCGAGGAGCGGCGTGTGGGCCGCGGTTGGGGCGCTGACGCGACGGTGTCGTACGTGATCGCAATGGCGAACAGCAAACTGCGTCCCATCAGTCAGCTCAGCGACGGATTTTTGCGACCGCGCTTCCCCGAAGAGACGCAGTTCAGCTACTACGAAGCGTCGTTGTTCTGCGAAATGGTGGAAGCCTCGCGTGGTGCGGCGGCGCTGCCAGCCATGCTGAAGGCCTATCGCGACGGCATGGATACGCCCGGTGTGTTCCAGAAGGTGCTGGGCAAGACGCCGCTGCAAATCGATGCGGAGTTCGAGGCGTACACGCAGCGCAAGTTCGCGCTGGCCATCGCGGCTGTTCGTGGGGCGACACCGAACGACAGCAGTGGTGGGAAGTTCGTGGCCACCATGCGCGAAGCCGCCTCGAAAATGCGCAGCGATCGAGAAGCTGCTCGAGCGCTGTTCGAGCAGGCGCGAGCGATGTTCCCGGAGTACGGCGGCGATGACGGTCCGGCCTGGTATCTGGCGGAGATGGCGCGGGCGGCCAACGACACCGCGCGCGCGCTCTCGTTGGTTGAGCAGGTCACCAGCCGCAACGAAACGGCGTGGGAGGCGAACATGATGGAGGCCGATCTGCGCGAGGCACGCGGCGACAAGGCCGGCGCCATTCGCGCGCTCGACCGGCTGAACTGGATCTGGCCGTACGACCCCACGGTGCACGTGCGCATGGCCACGCTGAGTGCCGCACAGGGCGATCGCGCACGAGCTGTGCTGGAGCGTCGGGCCATCATCGCCATGGGGCCGACCGACGTGCTCGATGCACGCTTTGAGCTGGCCCGCGCGCTGCGCGATGCCGGTGACATCGCGGGCGCGCGTCGTGAGCTATTGCAGGTACTCGAAGAGGCCCCGTCGTTCGAGAAGGCACAGGCCCTGTTGCTGGAGCTGCGCGGCAAATGA
- a CDS encoding caspase family protein, whose amino-acid sequence MMHRLRKVMVHAALAMAVALPLAALLAAPLQAQRTHVLLVIGLSGEPQFKRSFEASAQSARDAAKNRWGVSDSSLIVLTEDSVRTALSSGRSTRENISQAFLRLSSRVQPGDVLFVMLMGHGSGEGAQSKVNLPGPDATAAEYASWLGGFAKQQVVFVNAATGSGDFVPALKAPNRVVVTATKTSNERNESVFLQYFAGGLGLDAADADKDGRLSVFEVFRFARTEVGKVYTSSNRMQTEHALVSDSLLASRVAFGKTAASADPRIAALIAERQALESEVASLRTKKATMTADAYDAELERLLLALAEKTKAIRAAGGGK is encoded by the coding sequence ATGATGCATCGCCTTCGCAAAGTCATGGTACACGCGGCGCTCGCGATGGCCGTAGCACTGCCGCTTGCTGCGCTTCTGGCCGCGCCGCTGCAGGCGCAGCGCACTCATGTGCTGCTCGTGATCGGCCTGTCGGGTGAACCGCAGTTCAAGCGCTCGTTCGAAGCGTCGGCGCAGTCCGCGCGAGATGCCGCGAAGAACCGTTGGGGCGTGAGCGACTCCAGTTTGATCGTGCTCACCGAAGACTCCGTACGCACCGCGCTGTCGTCGGGGCGCTCCACGCGGGAGAATATTTCGCAGGCTTTCCTGCGCTTGTCGTCACGAGTGCAGCCCGGCGATGTGCTCTTCGTGATGCTGATGGGCCACGGCAGCGGTGAAGGCGCGCAATCGAAGGTGAACCTGCCCGGTCCTGACGCCACGGCGGCCGAGTATGCGTCGTGGTTGGGTGGCTTTGCCAAGCAGCAGGTGGTGTTCGTGAATGCCGCCACCGGTAGCGGCGATTTCGTGCCGGCACTCAAGGCGCCGAATCGCGTGGTCGTGACAGCGACCAAGACGTCGAACGAGCGCAACGAGTCGGTATTCCTGCAGTACTTCGCCGGCGGATTGGGCCTCGACGCCGCCGATGCCGACAAGGACGGACGCTTGTCCGTGTTCGAAGTGTTCCGCTTCGCCCGCACCGAAGTGGGCAAGGTGTACACCAGCTCGAACCGCATGCAGACCGAGCACGCGCTGGTGAGCGACTCCCTCCTGGCCTCACGTGTGGCCTTCGGCAAGACCGCGGCGTCGGCCGATCCACGCATCGCCGCACTGATCGCCGAGCGCCAGGCCCTCGAGTCGGAAGTCGCGTCGCTGCGCACGAAGAAGGCCACGATGACGGCTGACGCGTACGACGCGGAACTGGAGCGGCTGTTACTGGCGTTGGCCGAGAAGACCAAGGCAATCCGTGCAGCGGGAGGTGGCAAGTGA
- a CDS encoding glutamine amidotransferase codes for MAPVVPVMLVIAAAAIVLLVVIVAYARVRTLRPADRAILATLRAAAVLLVIGCLLRPGLVIASAVPQRNVLAVLMDDSRSMRIRDVGDSTRTAALQRTLADTGALSKQLAEKFAIRRFRFAADASPIAGAAALKSNGTRSDLAQALNDVREDLNGMPLAGVVIVSDGADNGSGSLDDALLALRARRVPVFTVGVGTERFERDVAIERVQAPRRTLAGASSVVEADVRIRGAGRDPVPITVEADGRVVATEAARVGEKGDLTTVRFRIPPLDPGVHRIAVRAKALPTEIVTENNEWQTSIEVRAGPDRILYLEGEPRPEFAFLRRAVANDSAVQVVGLMRSAERKFLRLGVRDSLDLLGGFPTSREELFGYRAIILGSIEASFFTTEQLRMLADFVSLRGGGLMVLGGRASLSEGGYAGTPLADVLPITISAGSINVDGPATPVMVRPTRAGEVHAALQLRATLASSRSRWDSLPALTTVNRLGALRAGATMLLAGTAEGGRSDVPILAWQRYGRGMSAVFGVQDSWLWKMDTSIPIEDVTHQTLWRQLVRWIVEEAPAPFEIMASPSRVAPGEPVSLRARVSTPFFTDVNDATVAVTVTSPTGSAQTVPLEWTLREDGTYTARFTPTDTGRYVIDAVATRGRDSVQTATSSLLVDERGADVAQAELRASLLRRIAEETGGRYYPLADAGQLAEDAVFTEAGVTVREAKDLWDMPAVFLLVALLLGAEWGYRRWRGLA; via the coding sequence ATGGCACCAGTCGTGCCCGTGATGCTCGTGATCGCCGCCGCGGCGATCGTGTTGCTGGTGGTAATCGTAGCGTATGCGCGTGTGCGCACCTTGCGTCCTGCGGATCGCGCGATACTCGCCACGTTGCGCGCGGCGGCCGTGTTGTTGGTGATCGGCTGCCTGTTGCGCCCGGGCCTCGTCATCGCATCAGCGGTGCCGCAGCGCAACGTGCTTGCCGTCCTCATGGATGATTCGCGCAGTATGCGCATTCGCGATGTGGGCGACAGCACGCGCACCGCCGCGTTGCAGCGCACCCTCGCCGACACCGGCGCACTGTCGAAGCAGCTGGCCGAGAAGTTCGCGATCCGTCGCTTTCGCTTTGCCGCCGATGCCTCGCCGATTGCCGGCGCCGCTGCGCTCAAGTCGAACGGCACGCGCTCCGATCTCGCGCAGGCGTTGAACGATGTGCGTGAAGACTTGAACGGCATGCCGCTGGCCGGCGTGGTGATCGTGTCCGATGGCGCCGACAACGGCAGTGGTTCGCTCGACGACGCGCTCCTGGCGCTGCGCGCGCGTCGTGTGCCGGTATTCACGGTGGGCGTGGGCACCGAGCGGTTCGAGCGTGACGTCGCGATCGAACGCGTGCAGGCGCCTCGTCGTACACTAGCCGGCGCCTCGAGTGTGGTCGAAGCCGACGTGCGTATTCGTGGCGCCGGTCGTGATCCGGTGCCGATCACGGTCGAAGCCGACGGTCGCGTGGTCGCCACGGAGGCCGCGCGCGTGGGCGAGAAGGGTGATCTCACCACCGTGCGCTTCCGCATTCCGCCGCTCGATCCGGGGGTGCATCGCATTGCCGTGCGCGCCAAGGCGCTGCCCACGGAGATCGTGACGGAGAACAACGAGTGGCAGACGAGCATTGAAGTGCGTGCCGGGCCCGATCGCATCTTGTATCTCGAAGGCGAGCCGCGTCCTGAGTTCGCGTTCCTGCGCCGCGCGGTCGCGAACGACAGCGCCGTGCAGGTGGTCGGTCTCATGCGCAGCGCTGAACGCAAGTTCCTGCGTCTCGGTGTGCGCGACAGTCTTGATCTGTTGGGCGGCTTCCCCACCAGCCGCGAAGAGCTGTTCGGCTATCGCGCGATCATCCTGGGCAGCATCGAGGCGTCGTTCTTCACCACCGAGCAACTGCGCATGCTCGCCGACTTCGTGAGCCTGCGCGGTGGTGGTCTGATGGTGCTCGGTGGTCGTGCGTCGCTGTCGGAAGGTGGCTACGCCGGCACGCCGCTGGCCGACGTGCTGCCAATTACGATTTCCGCCGGCAGCATCAATGTGGACGGTCCGGCCACACCGGTCATGGTGCGCCCCACGCGCGCCGGTGAAGTGCACGCGGCGTTGCAGCTACGCGCCACACTGGCGTCGTCCCGCTCGCGCTGGGATTCGCTGCCGGCACTGACCACGGTGAATCGCCTCGGCGCCCTGCGCGCGGGTGCCACCATGTTATTGGCCGGCACGGCCGAGGGTGGCCGCAGCGATGTGCCGATTCTGGCCTGGCAACGGTACGGGCGCGGCATGAGTGCGGTGTTCGGCGTGCAGGACAGCTGGCTGTGGAAGATGGACACGTCGATTCCGATCGAAGACGTCACGCATCAGACGCTGTGGCGTCAGCTCGTGCGTTGGATAGTGGAAGAAGCCCCGGCGCCATTCGAAATCATGGCCTCACCGTCGCGCGTGGCACCGGGTGAACCGGTGTCGTTGCGCGCCCGCGTGAGCACGCCGTTCTTCACCGACGTGAATGACGCGACGGTCGCCGTGACCGTGACGTCGCCGACCGGCAGCGCACAGACGGTGCCGCTGGAGTGGACGCTACGCGAGGACGGCACCTACACCGCCCGCTTCACGCCCACGGACACCGGCCGCTACGTGATCGATGCCGTGGCCACGCGCGGTCGCGATTCCGTGCAGACGGCCACCAGTTCGCTACTGGTGGACGAGCGCGGCGCCGATGTAGCGCAGGCTGAGCTGCGTGCCTCGCTGCTGCGCCGCATCGCCGAAGAGACCGGTGGTCGCTACTACCCGCTGGCCGATGCCGGGCAGCTGGCGGAAGACGCCGTGTTCACCGAAGCCGGCGTGACGGTACGCGAAGCGAAGGACCTGTGGGACATGCCTGCGGTATTCCTGTTGGTGGCGCTGCTGCTTGGCGCGGAGTGGGGATACCGGAGATGGAGAGGACTGGCATGA
- a CDS encoding Spy/CpxP family protein refolding chaperone produces MRSSHSRSLALALTLSAFVPSLLVAQTPPPQRPVRPRAAAAPAPDAAGPANAQSGPAGRFGGPGARNGRGGPGGGHPAAMLLRARTQLELTDDQVKRLEALAAAPAPKSNATDMMRAQADLLDATQGDGNLGGARAALDKLSRLRNDQVLARIKSQQDVRAVLTSAQKTKVDNMRQQLRNRGGAKRQRGMRPGGMRPGGMRQGRGQMAPGMPQGGGMRQGRGQMGPGMPGMMPGMMPGNPQGTQGPMPRMRRGGDVPDTAPVPPTN; encoded by the coding sequence ATGCGAAGCTCTCATTCCCGATCACTCGCGCTCGCCCTCACGCTGAGCGCGTTCGTTCCGTCGCTGCTCGTTGCGCAGACGCCTCCCCCGCAGCGCCCGGTGCGACCTCGTGCCGCCGCTGCGCCAGCGCCAGACGCGGCTGGCCCCGCGAATGCACAGTCTGGACCGGCTGGTCGCTTCGGCGGTCCCGGTGCCCGCAATGGTCGTGGTGGCCCCGGTGGCGGTCATCCCGCTGCCATGCTGCTCCGCGCGCGTACACAGCTCGAGCTTACCGATGATCAGGTGAAGCGTCTCGAAGCGCTGGCGGCCGCCCCAGCGCCCAAGTCGAACGCCACGGACATGATGCGTGCGCAGGCCGATCTCCTCGACGCCACGCAGGGCGATGGCAATCTGGGTGGTGCCCGAGCCGCACTCGACAAGCTCAGCCGCCTGCGAAACGATCAGGTGCTCGCCCGCATCAAGTCGCAACAGGATGTGCGCGCCGTGCTCACATCGGCGCAGAAGACCAAGGTCGACAACATGCGCCAGCAGTTGCGTAACCGCGGTGGCGCCAAGCGGCAGCGCGGCATGCGACCGGGCGGCATGCGACCGGGTGGCATGCGTCAGGGGCGTGGCCAGATGGCCCCCGGTATGCCGCAGGGTGGTGGCATGCGACAGGGTCGCGGGCAGATGGGCCCCGGTATGCCTGGCATGATGCCTGGCATGATGCCTGGGAATCCACAGGGTACACAGGGACCGATGCCGCGCATGCGTCGCGGTGGCGACGTACCCGACACCGCCCCCGTGCCGCCGACCAACTGA
- a CDS encoding M20/M25/M40 family metallo-hydrolase, producing MHRSVRRSLRVALITAAGCAVTTPLVAQSAPATSADAATPESVARWITLAAPPSGEAHALDALRGVLPGWTRDNMGNLVKRVGRGSPRRMIACAMDVPAFVVSGITEQGYIRLHRTGVAAHPLWDQFHEAHQLRILTARGEVTGVVAIANGHFARQHRGDTTVVGVDQLWVDVGASTKAQAEAQGISLLDPVVASRPVWTYAGYASGPAAGARASCAAVASAGAAAAASSQPGETIYVLSSQRSFGWVGLAAVLARSGKLDALTLLDEGKAAGSAAMLPVARLGQTKRAVTRVIASTGLDSVRVITPAVRFAGSMVESVAAADVRALLQEAARAGGLASAPALLAPALDTAKATASARLPRRDAYGAIEKTFMTIADLPGVPGHEWRVREAITALLPAWAKSRAVVDSAGNLIVAAGPERDSIAFIAHMDEVSFEVESISRDGTVRLARRGGVVPSAWEGQPAALHFDRVGASEAAPSLRGVFVPRDSARVKAPSVSTAWFGVDSATLVAQGVRVGDAVTGYKRASRLGGTRLTGRGSDDRTGSTALLHAVQRIDPNTLTHKVLFVWSVREEGGLNGAGAFGANHGRSLQRIYSVDTFVSSDTPLEDKAFAYAPLGQGFVLRGLDDGAISPPAERQRVLSAARAQGIPVQQGTTHGSTDGSAIAPYGAPNVGLSWPGRYSHTPGEVLDLRDVDALVKIITALATAAR from the coding sequence GTGCATCGTTCTGTGCGTCGTTCGCTTCGTGTTGCGCTCATCACGGCCGCCGGCTGTGCCGTCACCACTCCGCTCGTCGCGCAGTCGGCGCCGGCAACATCCGCCGACGCCGCGACGCCGGAATCGGTAGCCCGTTGGATCACGCTGGCGGCACCGCCCAGCGGCGAGGCGCACGCGCTCGACGCATTGCGCGGCGTGCTCCCTGGATGGACGCGCGACAATATGGGCAATCTCGTGAAACGGGTGGGCCGCGGATCGCCGCGCCGCATGATCGCCTGCGCGATGGACGTGCCGGCGTTCGTCGTCAGCGGCATCACGGAGCAGGGGTACATCCGACTACATCGCACTGGCGTCGCAGCGCATCCGTTGTGGGATCAGTTTCATGAGGCCCACCAGCTGCGCATTCTTACCGCCCGCGGCGAGGTCACGGGGGTCGTCGCCATCGCCAATGGACACTTCGCGCGACAGCATCGCGGTGACACCACCGTGGTGGGCGTCGATCAGCTCTGGGTCGACGTGGGCGCGAGCACCAAGGCGCAGGCTGAAGCGCAGGGCATCTCCCTGCTCGATCCGGTCGTGGCGTCGCGTCCGGTGTGGACGTACGCCGGTTATGCCTCTGGGCCGGCCGCCGGCGCCCGCGCCAGTTGTGCCGCCGTGGCCAGCGCTGGCGCAGCGGCCGCCGCGTCATCGCAGCCGGGCGAAACGATCTACGTGTTGTCGTCGCAGCGCAGCTTCGGCTGGGTTGGTCTCGCGGCCGTCCTCGCGCGCTCCGGCAAGCTCGATGCACTCACACTACTCGACGAAGGCAAGGCGGCAGGCAGTGCGGCCATGCTGCCGGTGGCGCGTCTCGGGCAGACCAAGCGTGCCGTGACCCGCGTGATCGCGTCCACAGGACTCGACAGCGTGCGCGTCATCACGCCCGCGGTTCGCTTCGCGGGGTCGATGGTGGAATCGGTGGCGGCCGCCGACGTGCGCGCGCTGCTGCAGGAGGCGGCGCGCGCTGGTGGCCTCGCCAGTGCGCCTGCGCTGCTGGCGCCAGCCCTCGATACCGCAAAAGCCACCGCGAGTGCGCGCCTGCCGCGCCGCGATGCCTACGGTGCCATCGAAAAGACGTTCATGACGATCGCCGACCTGCCTGGCGTGCCAGGACACGAGTGGCGCGTGCGCGAGGCGATCACCGCGCTGCTGCCGGCCTGGGCGAAGTCGCGCGCGGTCGTGGATAGCGCAGGAAATCTCATCGTGGCCGCCGGTCCCGAGCGGGACTCGATCGCGTTCATCGCGCACATGGACGAAGTGAGCTTCGAAGTGGAGAGCATCTCGCGCGATGGCACGGTGCGGTTGGCGCGTCGTGGCGGTGTGGTGCCGAGTGCGTGGGAGGGTCAGCCGGCGGCGCTGCACTTCGATCGCGTGGGAGCCAGCGAGGCCGCGCCGTCGTTGCGTGGCGTGTTCGTACCGCGCGACTCCGCACGCGTGAAAGCGCCCAGCGTGAGCACCGCGTGGTTCGGCGTCGACTCAGCCACGCTCGTGGCGCAGGGGGTGCGCGTTGGCGACGCCGTCACCGGCTACAAGCGCGCGTCACGCCTGGGCGGAACACGTCTCACGGGGCGTGGCAGCGACGATCGCACGGGCAGCACGGCGCTGTTGCATGCGGTGCAGCGCATCGATCCGAACACACTCACGCACAAGGTGTTGTTCGTGTGGTCAGTGCGTGAAGAGGGCGGACTGAACGGCGCCGGCGCGTTTGGCGCGAATCATGGTCGTTCACTGCAGCGCATCTACAGCGTAGACACGTTCGTGAGCTCGGATACGCCGCTCGAAGACAAGGCGTTTGCCTATGCGCCGCTCGGGCAGGGCTTCGTACTGCGCGGTCTCGACGACGGCGCCATCTCACCGCCGGCCGAGCGCCAACGCGTACTCTCAGCGGCGCGTGCGCAGGGCATTCCCGTGCAGCAAGGCACCACGCATGGCTCGACCGACGGCTCGGCGATTGCGCCCTACGGCGCGCCGAATGTTGGGCTGTCGTGGCCCGGGCGGTATTCGCACACGCCCGGCGAAGTGCTAGACCTACGTGATGTCGATGCGCTCGTGAAGATCATAACGGCGCTTGCCACGGCAGCAAGGTAG
- a CDS encoding DinB family protein: protein MTVAGVLLAAGGSRRLGSPKQLLKMNGVTLVEHAARQLLEAGCSPVLVIVGAESADVRDAVSILPVHCIENVQWQRGMGTSISCAVAELNDVRFAGIPAALIATCDMPTVSVEHLQSLITTSNGGAGRVASEYAGADGSAVRGIPAVLPRADWTALAALDGDQGARGLLRDNATLTVSLRSGSFDLDTPADVAAWRAASGVSPEHFRPPLPPPPMSLVQSALSDLDHEMAQTRKMLERVPEAHLDFTPHPKSWPLQKLANHLTDFGIWGTVTITTSELDFAEPTPRSEVPTTAAGFVAQFDARLADFKAALATVTDEQLGETWTLRMGPQVLMAMPKLSVLRTSVISHMIHHRAQLTIYYRLLGVPVPGLYGPSADEQ from the coding sequence ATGACCGTCGCCGGTGTGCTCCTGGCGGCGGGCGGCTCCCGTCGACTGGGATCCCCGAAGCAGCTGCTCAAGATGAACGGCGTGACGCTCGTGGAGCACGCAGCCAGGCAGCTACTCGAAGCGGGTTGCTCACCGGTCCTCGTGATTGTTGGCGCCGAGTCCGCAGATGTACGCGATGCTGTTTCGATACTGCCGGTACACTGTATCGAAAATGTGCAATGGCAGCGAGGCATGGGCACGTCGATCTCCTGCGCGGTAGCGGAGCTGAACGATGTACGCTTTGCCGGAATTCCGGCGGCACTGATCGCCACGTGCGACATGCCGACGGTCAGTGTCGAGCACCTGCAGTCGCTCATCACGACATCGAACGGGGGCGCGGGGCGCGTGGCGTCGGAGTATGCCGGCGCTGACGGCAGCGCGGTCCGAGGCATTCCGGCAGTGCTACCGCGGGCGGATTGGACCGCGCTCGCCGCGCTCGACGGCGACCAAGGCGCCCGCGGATTACTTCGTGACAATGCGACCCTTACGGTTTCTCTTCGGAGCGGTAGTTTCGACCTCGACACCCCAGCCGATGTCGCCGCCTGGCGCGCGGCCTCCGGTGTCTCCCCGGAGCACTTCCGTCCACCGTTACCACCACCGCCCATGTCTCTCGTTCAATCCGCCCTGTCCGATCTCGATCACGAGATGGCGCAGACCCGCAAGATGCTGGAGCGCGTTCCCGAGGCGCACCTCGACTTCACGCCGCATCCGAAGTCGTGGCCGTTGCAGAAGCTCGCCAATCACCTCACCGATTTCGGCATATGGGGCACCGTGACCATCACCACGTCGGAACTCGACTTCGCCGAGCCGACGCCGCGCTCGGAAGTGCCGACCACCGCCGCCGGCTTCGTCGCGCAGTTCGACGCTCGGCTCGCCGACTTCAAGGCGGCACTCGCCACGGTCACCGACGAACAGCTTGGCGAAACGTGGACGTTGCGCATGGGCCCTCAGGTCCTCATGGCCATGCCGAAGCTGTCGGTGCTCCGCACGTCGGTGATCAGCCACATGATTCACCATCGCGCGCAGCTTACGATTTACTACCGTTTGCTCGGCGTACCCGTGCCGGGCCTCTACGGGCCGTCGGCCGACGAGCAGTAG
- a CDS encoding XdhC family protein yields MTGFRELARAAAEATSARPDVPLALATLVQVDGSSYRQPGARLLVDAEGRVLAGAISGGCLEGDVAARAAEVCATGRGVRLMYDLRADLEAIWGFGAACDGIAHLLLEPLPDPRWLADVEAIRSRRGSGAVLTVLDGHGGGSSCAVLDGDAASGTWRPIGNQVHWISGPELMECTRAAQRTGHPLLHDVRDDAAALFIEPLVAPIALHVIGAGRGADAFVQIARALEWEVTVIDHRPAVLAELSLPPDVATHVARYGASLNDSESLNGVLATLPHDGRTAVALLSHIFDVDSAWLTALLPLPVAYIGVLGSRKRAGQLLDAVEVALGANGTALTDRMRHRLHAPIGLDLGGESPASIALSAIAEIEAVIHGRPAGFLRERQSPIHARTPTPRVFEHEGPIVPTECDVGIDDHRERD; encoded by the coding sequence GTGACCGGATTCCGAGAACTCGCCCGCGCCGCCGCGGAGGCCACATCCGCGCGCCCGGATGTGCCGCTCGCGCTGGCGACGCTGGTGCAGGTCGACGGCAGTTCGTACCGTCAGCCCGGTGCCCGCCTGTTGGTGGACGCCGAGGGGCGCGTGCTGGCGGGCGCGATTAGTGGCGGCTGTCTCGAAGGCGACGTGGCGGCGCGGGCGGCCGAGGTGTGTGCGACCGGCCGTGGTGTTCGGCTGATGTATGATTTGCGGGCCGACCTCGAGGCCATCTGGGGATTCGGTGCGGCGTGCGATGGCATCGCCCACCTCCTGCTGGAGCCACTGCCCGATCCACGGTGGCTGGCCGATGTCGAGGCAATTCGCTCCCGGCGCGGCAGTGGCGCCGTACTCACCGTGCTCGACGGGCATGGCGGCGGGAGTAGCTGTGCGGTGCTCGACGGCGACGCCGCGTCGGGCACGTGGCGCCCCATCGGCAATCAAGTCCATTGGATCTCGGGGCCCGAGCTGATGGAGTGCACGCGGGCGGCGCAGCGCACAGGCCATCCATTGCTGCACGACGTGCGGGACGATGCCGCTGCGCTGTTCATCGAGCCGTTGGTAGCCCCGATTGCGCTGCATGTGATCGGCGCGGGTCGTGGCGCCGATGCGTTCGTGCAGATCGCGCGGGCGCTGGAGTGGGAGGTGACCGTCATCGATCATCGCCCGGCGGTGCTAGCCGAGCTGTCGCTGCCGCCCGACGTGGCCACGCACGTCGCGCGTTACGGCGCCTCTTTGAACGACTCCGAGTCGTTGAACGGGGTGCTGGCGACGCTGCCGCACGACGGGCGCACGGCTGTCGCGCTGCTGTCGCACATTTTCGACGTCGACAGTGCCTGGCTCACCGCGCTTCTGCCGCTCCCGGTGGCGTACATCGGCGTACTGGGCTCGCGAAAGCGCGCCGGACAGCTGCTGGACGCGGTAGAAGTCGCGCTGGGCGCGAACGGCACCGCCCTGACCGATCGCATGCGCCACCGGCTGCACGCCCCGATCGGCCTCGACCTTGGCGGCGAGAGCCCGGCGTCGATCGCGCTGTCGGCCATCGCCGAGATCGAGGCGGTGATCCATGGTCGCCCCGCCGGATTTCTGCGGGAGCGTCAGAGCCCGATTCACGCCCGCACGCCGACGCCCCGGGTATTCGAGCACGAGGGGCCGATCGTCCCTACCGAGTGCGATGTGGGGATCGACGATCACCGCGAGCGCGACTGA